The segment ttggagtggATGCTGGACACGAAAAGATTTGGTGAACCgcgagataaaaaataaaatcaacacacacacacacacacacacacacacacacacacacacacacacacacacactacccccatTAATGAAGACTGCAGTAATggcaccttcctttctctcatttcaaaCACCAAACTTGATTAAATGAAGTGTTTCTACTGgcggaaggatgaagaagagacgagaaagaggaggaagaggaagaggagctgagATACTTGTTCTAATTCACTCACACGCGGGGCTCGAACGCTGTCCCTTATATTTTGTCTTCAAGCACCGGCAACCGTCCACCTGAGTTCTACCTGTCCATCTGTCTTATTACTCTTCCCTTATCATTATTTAGTGTGTTGAttatcttgttgttttgttttgtttgcttttcaTATCATTAATGGTTTATTTCTCTCACAGTGACTTATACCATCGAGTTGCGTGTGTTGTCGTGACAGACGATAGCTTCTGAGAATACGAGTCATGctaatgtgttgtgtgtgtgtctctccccCAGCCTGAGGTGCGCGCGGTGGTGCTGGGTCTGGTGTGTCTGGTGGTCCTGGCGACGGTCGGCGAGGCTGCCACCATCATCGGAATGTGCATCAGGTAAGGAGGCGCGGATAGATTCAGTTTCAACAAAGACTTGGGCAGGAATTGGTTTACAAGTAGAATCATGAATGAGTGGGAGAGACAcgacagtcatgttgtgagtgcctaTACGACTGACACATTCAAGacgaggttagataaattcatggacagtgaggtTAGGTCGGATTAGGTTTACAGGAGTTGCCTTGTGCAGACCAACCggcccttgcagactccttacgttcttgtgtTCTCAACCCCtcaagataaattcatggacagtgaggtTAGGTCGGATTAGGTTTACAGGAGTTGCCTTGTGCAGACCAACCggcccttgcagactccttacgctctTGTGTTCCCAACCCCTCCAGTAACTGCGGCCAGTGCAAGGAGATGTACGGGGACTACTTCCACGGACAGGCGTGCGCGGAGTCGTGCATCAGGACCCAGGGCATCAGCATCCCCGACTGCAACAACCCCGCCACCTTCAACCGCTTCCTCAAGAGGTTCATCTAGGAGTGGCGCGGAGGCAAGGGCGCCGCGCTGGTCGGGGAGGCGAAGGCGAGGATGGAAGGGGTCCCGAACAGCTTGAGTGAGGAGTGGGCGGAGGCGGCCTCTGCCCTGCCCCTTCCCCCGATCCTTCAGTGGTCGTCGTTCGTCAGGTCGCGTCGTGGTCGTCCGGCTTTCTTGTAACTCTGTCGTGGGTGGTGTCGTCTGTGTCTGTCCTTGCTTTCTGTGGTGTGTCAGGCTGCGTCCCTCCTTTGCAATCCTGTGTCCtgtacttctctccctctccgtctctcgtGCGTCTCATTATGACTTTTTCCATCACTGCTtgtcttgcctccctccttctcttccctcctctatttcctgtACTTCTTCCTTTATCATGGGTCTTTTCATGATGCTCTTGACCTCTGCTTCAGCTTCTGTCTCAGGCtgtgtccttcctctctttccctcttctctgtttccaatacttctctcttcctttcatggaTTTTCCTTatcactctttctccttctctgtcttcttgtctttctctctatatAGTGTCTCAAGCTGtgtacctcttccttttccatcctctctgccctttacttctctttctctctccttcattggTCTCCTTATTACTTTTTCCTCGTCTCTATTTATCCTCATTTCCCTCTCACTATGATATCTCAGGCTGCGTCTCTCCTctgatctgtctgtctatctgtctttcacgTGTCTTCCTATCCCAtcgcttttttctttatctcccccaTCTTGTCTTACTCTCTCGCAGCGTCTTTTATCATCTCCAAAACCTTATTGTTCCTTCTAGTGGCGGCGCAGCGAACTACAGGGTGCGGTGTGTTTAATCCGGCAGATGTATCAAGGCAGGTGTTTCAAGGCAGGTGTATCAAGGTGCTTCATTAACTTCATTAccttgtgtgtaggtgtgggtgggtcATGAGGCATCTGGGTGAAGGGTGGGTGTGTTGTCAACGGGTGTGAAGGTGTCAACGCCAGGCTAACAGGTGTATTGATGAGGGTGTATTGCCCAAAGGATGTGTAGATGCAGGTGTGTGTCCAAGGCAGGTATTGCAAAGCGGTATTTCCAGCAAGATGTAAAGTGTCAAATGTATTATCAGTAAAAGACAGATGAAAGACCAAGACTACAGATGCATGTATATTTTCACCACCTCCATACATGAAGACGTGAAATTAACAGGTGTAGAACAAGTGATTGAGACCAGGAGTGTTTTTTGAAGATGCAACACTGGCACCACGCAACACTACTAAGGGAGGAAAACATTATAGCAACATTCCTCGCAACACAAGTATGCATATTCACTAACTCCACATGAAGACGTGAAATTAACAAGTAAAAAACGAGTGATTAAGACCAGGAGTGTTTCTCAAAGCTGCAACACTGACAACACTCTTCTTcagcactcttcctccttccttcctcctccttcttctcctcctccacctcttctcctcctcacaagAACATTATACATCAAGGCAGAACACAAAGGCTCTTCATTCCAcgtaaagtaaatgaaaaaaaaaagtgacccaGGGAAGAGTTTAACGAAGACAGAAGGCCAGCGAGAGGTCAAGGGTTCAACGAGTCAATACCATCGTAATAAGAGGACTGAGATCAACGATTAGTACGATTTGATTCTTTTAGGCCGTGTTTTGAAGAGTGTTTAGGAGTTTAACGAAGACACGGAAGAGGTCAACATGGGATCAAGAGTTCAACGAGACAAGACCATCGCCCCAAGAGGCTTCAGATCAACGGTTAGTACGATTCGATTCTTTTAGACCGAGTTTCGAAGAGGGTTCAATCGTTTCATCGACTTCCCTTCATGCTCTTTGGTTCAAAAGGGGGATTAAGGAAGTTCTGAAGAGGattagacagaaaaaaagaacttCGGATACGACTCAGGAGGTTCTGGGCGTCACTTTTATGCAATTAACCTTATTCAAATTCACCTTTTTCGATAACATGTCCGAAACGTGTTGAAATGGATGTcaacttttgtatatttttttcattttttttattccctgtTCCCTCTTGcgttgatagtgtgtgtgtgtgtgtgtgtgtgtgtgtttgagctccccctctgccccccctcctcctctgacgcccctcctaccccctacccccattttcacccccccccccctggcttTCACTGtatcttatctccccttcctgaGTAACCGCCAGGGAGAGGTCATAAAAGGACGTGTGTTTGAGGGGCTGAATAAACCCAAAGATTACTAGCCATgtttaacttaaaaaaaaaaaaaatgtgtgtgtgtgtgtgtgtgtgtgtgtgtgtgtgtgcaggcaaaATCTCTTCCGTGttgcctattcctcctcttcttcttcctcttctccttcttcttattattattcctcttcttcttcctcctccttctcctcctccttcaatgcctccctgtctctccttctccccatccaTCTTCCTTCAaaggctctctctttctctctccaacgTTTCCTccaccgtcctctctctctctctctctctctctctctctctctctctctctctctctctctctctctctctctctctctctctctctctctctctcaacataacaacaacaacaacaacaataacaacaacaaaaaatacaaccgtggaagtaaaaaaaagtcaaaagaaaaaaagaaaaaaaagttgttggtaaaattgttattttattttcatcttcctcctttccttcctctctccttttccttctttccttcctcctttcatgtattttcatt is part of the Eriocheir sinensis breed Jianghai 21 chromosome 25, ASM2467909v1, whole genome shotgun sequence genome and harbors:
- the LOC127003560 gene encoding eclosion hormone-like, which encodes MSLKPEVRAVVLGLVCLVVLATVGEAATIIGMCISNCGQCKEMYGDYFHGQACAESCIRTQGISIPDCNNPATFNRFLKRFI